From Diospyros lotus cultivar Yz01 chromosome 4, ASM1463336v1, whole genome shotgun sequence, a single genomic window includes:
- the LOC127799829 gene encoding GDSL esterase/lipase At3g27950-like, with amino-acid sequence MASRVPMWALGALLLALVGGGAAAGAAGKCSFPAIFNFGDSNSDTGTTFVAFNDLSYPYGMSYKENAKRFSDGRVIIDYLAENLGLPYLESPLDTIGTSYKYGANFATGGSKISPILPAWAALPIPMYLDVQISEFLQFKSRTIDFYNQLKNDYNSSESEFILIPFFFFSLSNQEVMAVVSANDDFYNTSIPVVIEQYYSGLQRLIQSGAKFLWLHNRGPTGCMPVTVGECRLNKTACLDKVKGYINSENELYDQHGCVRGQNKKTKMFNRLWKQSVDKLRAQYPDVVITTFDMYTAKSKIIANAQKFGFLDPFKQCCGNSTVFCGIRQPNMGPLLGTACQDPTKYISWDGIHYSQAANKLVANLIIEGSLTSPPSTPISRACHKP; translated from the exons TTTCCGGCGATATTCAATTTCGGAGACTCCAATTCCGACACCGGAACTACATTTGTTGCCTTCAATGACCTTTCTTATCCCTATGGCATGAGTTATAAAGAGAATGCTAAAAGGTTCAGCGACGGTCGTGTCATCATCGACTATTTAG CTGAGAATTTGGGATTGCCATATTTGGAGTCACCTCTGGACACAATAGGGACAAGTTACAAGTATGGAGCCAACTTTGCAACAGGAGGATCCAAGATCAGCCCCATACTGCCCGCCTGGGCTGCTTTACCCATCCCCATGTACCTAGACGTCCAAATCTCTGAATTCCTACAATTCAAGTCCCGAACCATCGACTTCTACAACCAACTCAAAAATGATTATAACAGTAGTGAGAGTGAGTTCATCCTAAtacccttctttttcttttccctttcgaACCAAGAAGTGATGGCTGTTGTTTCGGCG AACGACGATTTCTACAACACTTCCATTCCCGTTGTCATTGAGCAGTACTACAGTGGCCTGCAA AGGCTGATTCAATCCGGGGCAAAGTTCTTGTGGCTGCACAACCGGGGCCCTACCGGTTGCATGCCCGTCACCGTTGGCGAATGCCGGCTCAACAAGACTGCTTGTCTGGACAAGGTTAAAGGGTACATTAATTCAGAAAATGAATTGTACGACCAGCACGGCTGTGTGAGAGGCCAAAACAAGAAGACGAAGATGTTCAACAGGCTCTGGAAGCAGAGCGTTGACAAGCTTAGGGCACAATACCCGGATGTTGTTATTACAACCTTCGACATGTACACCgccaaatccaaaatcattgCCAATGCCCAGAAATTTG GTTTTTTAGATCCTTTCAAGCAATGTTGTGGCAACTCTACAGTATTTTGTGGAATTAGACAACCAAATATGGGACCACTCCTTGGCACTGCTTGCCAAGACCCAACAAAATACATTAGTTGGGATGGCATTCACTACTCTCAAGCAGCCAACAAGTTGGTGGCAAATCTTATCATTGAGGGCTCTCTCACTAGCCCTCCGTCAACCCCAATTTCGCGGGCTTGCCACAAGCCATGA